The DNA region CGAGAGTGGGTATGAACGACTCCACCAACTTCAGGGAAGGCTTTGTAAATCTCTAAATGAGTAGCAGTATCTGATGAAGGTTTATAGTCTCCTTCAATCTTATTACCTTCAAGGTCCACTACAACCATCATATCAGCTGTCATCCCGTCATACTCTACTCCACTAGGCTTAATAACTACATAGCCCGTTTCACGATCAATGCCGCTTACATTTCCCCATGTATAGAGTACAAGACATTGTTTAACAAGTTCTAAATTAGCTTCTAATACTTCTTGCTTTAGTTGCTCTAGCATCTAGAGTTCCCCCTAAACATTAAAATATATTGTAATTATATATGGATTGATTATTGTACCTCTTCTTTTATTTTCTTTAAGGTTTTCATAACATTGTTTTCACCACGACCAAAGTAGTCATGTAATTTAGCATACTCTGCAAAAAGTTGGTCGTATACTTTGACGTTCTCTTCTACTGGGCTAAATACTTCATCTTTTAAATGAGCCATATGCTCAGCAGCTTCAACGATTGTATCATAACCACCTGGCTCTGAACCTGCTACTACTGCACCGAACATGGCTGAACCTAATGCAGGTGTTTGCTTAGATGCAGAAATCTTAATATACATATTGGTTACATCAGCATAGATTTGCATAAGCATTTTGTTTTTCTCTGGTAGTCCACCACAGGCATATAGCTCATTAACTGGTACACCATTTTCTCTAAATGTTTCAATAATCATACGTTGTCCAAAGGCTGTTGCTTCAATTAAAGCTCTATAGAGTTCTTCTGGTTTTGTTTGTAAGTTCATACCAAGGAACATACCTGTAAGATTAGTATCAACTAAACAAGAACGGTTACCATTCCACCAATCTAATGCAAGGATTCCATTTTCACCTGGTTTAAGCTTGCTTGCCTTTTCTTCTAAGAGTACATGAATGTTGATGCCTCTTTCTTTTGCTTCATTCTCATACGATTCTGGAATACAATTGGTTACAAACCATTCGTAGATATCTCCTACCGCAGATTGTCCCGCTTCATAAGCATAGAATCCTGGTACTGCACCATCTTCAACAACACCACACATACCTGGTACTATTTTCTCTTCATTACCAAGAAGGATATTACATACAGATGTCCCCATGATCATAAGTAGTTTACCTGCATTTGTTACCTTAACAGCTGGTGCTGCTACATGAGCATCTACATTTCCAACAGAGATAGCGATACCCGGTTTAAGTCCCATGACTTTTGCCATCTCTTCAGTTAACTCCCCTGCTTTGCTACCAATAGACAGGATTGGAGCATTGAACTTCTCTTCCACTAAATTCTCCATACGAGGATCTAATGCCTTGAAGAAGTCCTTACTTGGGAATCCTTTTTGCTTGTGCCAAATTGCCTTATAGCCTGCTGTACAACTGTTACGAACATCTTTGCCTGTCATTTGCATGGTAATCCAATCCGCTGCTTCCATAAAGGTATGCGCTTCATCATAGATTTCAGGAGCTTCATCAAGGATTTGCCAGATCTTTGGAATCATCCATTCTGAAGATATCTTACCACCGTAACGTGCTAAAAACTCTTCGCCACGCTCACCAGCTCTAGCATTTAGTTGGTCTGCTTCATTTTGAGCAGCATGGTGTTTCCATAGTTTACACCAAGCATGTGGATTATTTTTATGCTCATCGTATTGGCAAAGTACTTTACCTTCTTTTGATACTGGCATCATGGTACATGCTGTGAAGTCAACACCAATGCCAATAATATCATCTACACTTACACCTGATTCTTTTACTGCCTCAGGTACAGCAGTTTGAAGAACATAGACATAATCATCTGGGTTTTCTAATGCCCAGTCATGGTCTAGTTTGATATCTGTACGTGGTAATTTCTCATCAATAACACAATCAGGGTAAGGGGTTACAGCCTCCCCTAATGTTTGACCTGTAGTAATATCTACAACAATAGCTCTTCCTGATTGTGTACCATAGTCAATACCAATTGTATATTTCTTATCCATCATGAACCCTCCAAGAGATAATTTCACTCCATACATATACGTATGTTTTTATCTATATATTAATTCTTGTCCGTACAAGTATTGTAACATCAATTTTTAGGCTTGTAAAGTTAAAAACTTTCCTACATTAAAATAACGAGCTCTCCATAAAGAGAACTCGTTATTTTTACTATTACTTAATATTCTTAGCTGATTCACGATAAATGATATCTGTCTTCAATACTTCTTGTTTTATTAATTTTTTATTTTGTAGCATTTCTAGTATTGATTTAGCAGCCTCTTTTCCTATTTTCCCTTTAGGATGAGCTACGGTAGTTAAATTAGCCATTCTAGCCATTCTAGAATTATCAAAACTTACCACCGACAGATCTTCTGGTACTTCTATGCCTTTTTCATTCAGTCGATCAATTGCTTTAATGGCTATCTGATCATTATAGCAAACTAAACCCGTCATTCCCTCTACACGTTGAAAAAAGTTATCTTTATAATATTGACTACTTAAAAAATTCTTTTGGTCTTCAGTTGTATACCATAGTATTGAACCTTCTTGAATTGGGATATCTAATTCACGATGTGCTTTCAAAAATCCTTGATAACGCAGATGCCCTTGCATATCATCGCTTTTAAAAATACCTCCTATTCTCGTATGCCCTAGTTCAATTAAATGCTTCGTTACTTCATATCCACCACTTACATCATCTTCTACTATGTAGGAAGATGATAAGTTGGAGTAATACCCATGGATGAATAGGATTGGTACTCCTTTTTTCCTTAGCTCATCATAGAGTTCAATATTAGGATTAGGAAGTGCACTTTTAGTAGGCTCAACAATTAAAGCACTTATATCGTTATCAAGCATATTCAGAATACACTGGCGTTCTTTCTCTATTTGATTATTGGTATTACCCAAGATAATACTGTACCCTTCATCAGCAAGTACTTTATCTATTCCCTCAATTATTTCTGGAAATATGTAGTCTTTGATATATGTCGTAATAACGCCAACAAGTTGCTTAGGTCTTTGGGATACTCCATTTCCTTTAGTAAAACGATCGGATACAAACGTGCCTTTCCCTTGGGCTGTATATAGCCATCCTTCAACAACGAGATCACCAATAGCTTTACGTACCGTATGTCGACTAACATTAAACTTCTTTGTGAGTTCATATTCTGATGGCATACGATCATGCTCTTTCAATTGTCCACTTCTTATATATTCCTTTATATATTCTGTTACTTGAATATATTTAGGTTGATTAGATACATTCATGTTACACCTCATTATTCTAATAGAGTCAACCTCAAATAATCAATTTCCTGAACTTGTATGTCTTATTTTAGCATAGCATATAAACTTGTGCGTGTAAATATTATGCGCCACTAAATCAATGATACTATTCTTAACATGCTTTTCACTATTATGTGCTAGATCTACGACTCTTTTATCAAAGAGTATAAGTCAATAGATCTACTTTCTATACATAACTCCGTTAAAAACCTGTTGCTATTCACTACGAGTTAAGATATAATGTAAATAAATTTGTATGTACAAGTTAATTATAATTTTATACATGTACTAATATTATTGTAATTATAACTTCATTAGGAGGTAATCAATATGAATAAAAGCTTTTGGTTTATAACCGGTAGCCAACATTTATACGGTGAAGAGATATTACGACAAGTAGCTAATCACTCTCAAGCCATCGTTGAAGGCTTCAATAACGCTGAACAAATAACATATCCTATTATCTTCAAGCCTACAGTAAAGACACCTGAAGAGATTAGGCAAGTATTGATGGAAGCCAACATGGATGATAGCTGTGCGGGTGTCATCACATGGATGCACACTTTCTCACCAGCCAAGATGTGGATTGCAGGGTTATCCATTTTAAATAAACCTTTACTTCATCTTCATACACAATTCAATCAGGATATTCCTTGGGATGAGATTGATATGGATTTCATGAATTTGAACCAATCTGCCCATGGTGATCGCGAATATGGTTTTATAGGTGCTCGCATGGAGATCCCCCGCAAAGTTATAGCAGGTTATTGGGAAGATATTCAGGTAAGAGAACGTATTGGGCAATGGATGCATGTTGCCAATGCATATGTAGCAAGCCGTAACTTGAAAGTAGCACGCTTTGGAGATAACATGCGCCAAGTTGCTGTGACAGAAGGGGATAAAGTTGAAGCACAGATAAAATTTGGTTGGGAAGTTCACGGTTATGGTGTTGGTGATTTAGCAGCTATTGTTAACCAAGTTACTGATGCTCAAGTCGATGAACTTATGAAAGAATACTATGAATTATATACTTTCCCTGAAGACGCTAGTGAACAGTTTATAGCTTCGGTCAGAGAGCAAGCTCGTATTGAGATTGGATTAGAAAAATTCTTAGTTGATGGCGGTTTCGGCGCATTTACAACAACCTTTGAAGATCTACATGGTTTTAAACAATTGCCTGGCTTAGCAGTACAACGTCTAATGGAGAAAGGCTTTGGTTTTGGTGGTGAAGGTGATTGGAAAACCTCTGCCCTTACACGCATGATGAAAATCATGGCTAATAATAAAGGCACTTCATTCATGGAGGACTATACTTATCACCTTAACCCAAGTAACCCAGCCATCCTTGGTGCACATATGTTAGAGGTTTGTCCTACCATTGCTAGCAAAAAACCTACAATGGATGTAAAGCCTTTAGGTATAGGTGGTAAAGAAGATCCTGCCCGCTTAATCTTTAACAGTAGAACGGGCTTGGCAGTATGTGCTTCACTAGTTGATTTAGGGCATCGTTTCAGATTAATTATTAGTCAAGTCAATGCAGTGGATGTACCACAGAACATGCCTAATCTTCCTGTTGCTAATGTAATGTGGCAACCTGAACCAAGCTTAGAAACAGCGGCTGAAGCATGGATTTACGCTGGTGGTGCTCATCATACTGTATTCTCATATAACGTAACAATAGAACAGCTCACTGACTGGGCAGAAATGTGTGGCATTGAATGTGTTGTTATTGACAGTGAAACTAGAATTGCAACATTTAGAAATGAACTGCGATGGAATGATATCTATTGGAAACTGAATAAGTAACGTCAAGTTAAGCCAGCCCAAAGGGGCTGGCTTACTCATATATGTTCAATGATTGATTAATCAATGACACGAACTGCACGAACCATGTTAAATACTTTTTGCTCATCACCTTGAGGAGCATTTTCATGTGATGCAGGATAATCGTCACGATCTCCTGTTTTTGGATCACTTCTCTGACATCCTGCCCCATGAACATCCATAGCATTACCATTCATTGCTCCCATTCCTCTACCAAAAGCTAGATATACAGCATTGCCTCCAAATATCTTCCCATCTAGATGAGTTGTACTGGACCAATAAAAACCGTAATCCTCTTGACCTGAGTAATTTGCAACTGGTGTACAATAGAACATATCACTAATGGCTGCTGAATCTGTTGTATCAGGTGACTTATTGTAGTCAACTAAGCTTTGTAGTTCTTTGGCATCAGGTAATTTCCAGTCGTCATAACCTGCAAACTCTAGGTCTTCACACCATTCTAATGCATCATCCCAATCCATTGTACCGTCACTATTATCACCTGCATTGTAATAACCACTATCATAAGTCATCCACATAAGTCCTGTAGCTAAATCTGTAATGGTACCATCGCCGTTATTAACAAATTGGTTTTGACCATAACCTGTATTCCCTCTTACATAGTAGACATAGAATTCTTTAGTAATTGGATAGCCTTTAATACGACCATCTGCAAAATTAAAGCCGAATACTGTTGTGTTGTCTGACATCGTTGGTGAGTCGTAAATCGTACTTGTTGCCATTTGTGAGTCAATAAATCGTTCTTCACCAGCTGCATCACCGTATTCAAACTCAAAATAATCTGTATCTATATACGGTATTGATGTATCAGAAGATTTGCCTGTAACACCAGTAAATTGAACTAAAGAATAAAGCTCTTTAATAGTTGGTAATCGCCAATCGTCATAGCCCGCTAATTGAAAGTCTTCTAGATTATTAACAGCTTCTTCCCAAGTTATTTTTTCACCTGGGTCTTGCTGCCACATAAGCCCGGTGACATTATCCGTAACAGTACCATCACCATTATCAGTATAACTGGACTGATTACTTTGATAAGTCGCATCTTGACCATAGTAATCTTCACCCTTATCCGGCTCACTGATTGTTAAAGTGTTACTATAGTATGTTGTTTGACCTGTATCAACAATTGGATAGCCTCCAACTTTTGAGGTATAACCCACTTCAGCTAATAATTCAGCTTCTATTTCATTTGCCTCTTCTACACTTAGCATGTTACCTGAGTTAGTTTTCTCTCCCACACCGTTTTGTTGCATGCCTTGATTACCTGATTGCATGCCTGATCCTTGTTGCATTCCTTGATTTTCCGATTGCATACCTGGTCCTTGTTGCATTCCCTGATTACCTGATTGCATACCTGGTCCTTGTTGCATTCCCTGATTACCTGATTGCATACCTGGTCCTTGCTGCATTCCCTGATTACCTGATTGCATACCTGATCCTTGAGGAGGAACTAGAACTTCACGAAGTGAGTTGGCTTGGTCTTCTGTAATTATTCCAGCCTCAACTGCTCCAGTTAATAAATCTAGTCTTTGACCAGAAAGCCCAACTTGCCCATCAAGTTGTGGTCTATTTTCTTCCAAGTATTGCATCAGCTCCTCTGCTTCACTTTCTGATAATAAACCATTATTCACAAATTCATTTAGTACTACTTCTAGTCCTTTACCGCTATCTGATCTTTGTCTTTCCAATTGAGTGCTTCCTAATGGTCCATGAAAATCAGGTATGCTCCTAGCTCCAACGATAGAGCTTCCTAATATTAATGTAGAAATAATAGAAATCACTAACATAACTTTTATTTTTCTTAATTTCATAATATTGATCTCCCTTCAATAAATACTTGATATGATATCCTTAATTAAATAATAAAATATAAATGTGAGGATGTTGTGTTGAATCCTCATAGAAAATAAAAATGAAGCATACTCGTCCTAATGACCTCTACGCTTCAATCTTATTTCCTTTATTGAATTTATAGTAATCTTTATCTATTTCTTTTAATATAACTACTTGGCGTTATCCCATGATATTTTTTAAAACATTTAGAGAAGTAGCGGGAATCGCCATATCCACAATTTGCTGAAAGAATTTCTACATTATGTTGCCCTTTTTCAATGATCTCCTTAGCTTTAATCATTCGAGTTGTAATAATATACTCCCCTAGACTATCACCTGTTTTTGTCTTAAATAATTTACATATGTAATGATAGTTAAAGTTGAAGTGACTTACAACTTTATTAATATTACAATCCTGTTCATGATAATGCTCTAGTATATAGGATTTTATTTCATTAACTAATAAATCAGATTCACTAACTTCTCTTACAATTATAGCCTCCATTAAATCCTTAAAAAAACTATTCATCCATTCTATCAACTCGTCTAAGGTAAAAAAAGTAGCAATCTGTTCTCTCAACTGTTTACGATTCTGCCATTTCATAACCTTCGTACTTTGACACTCCATTGCATACTCATAGGCAAGGCTAAAGAGTTGTTGAACTACCGATTCAATAACACTTATTGAATACAAGTTATCTTTAATTTCTTGAAAGATATTTTTAATTATGTTCTTTAAATATTCCTCATCTTTTTTACGTAAACATAAGGTTAAAAGATGTCTCTCTTTGTCACTTATCCCTTTATGCTGGTAAGGATTATTGATAACCACATCTTTGCAGCATATAGGTTTATGGGTATCTAAAACAAGTCTATTAGCTAAGATATGTTGATTTTTTTTACTTATATCTCTTAAACATTGCACATCTTTAAAAATAGAACTTAAACATACGATCATACGACTCATGTACTTATTGTTGATTAAATTACTTAGCTCTATCAGTTTCTCCATAATGCTTTCATTGCTGACTTCTTTTATATCTTCAGAGCTTATAAAAAGGCTACACTCTTCATAACTAGCTACCCAACATACTCCTTCTAATTCTATTTCATCAATTATTGTGTAGATAACATCTTTTAATATATTAATATTCATTTCTATTGTATCTGCATCAGGTCTTTGATTGTTCATAAGCATCTGAAAGGTAATCAAACGTTTAAAACTTTTTGCTTGAATTTGTTTATTTATCTCACTATTTCCCGTGAATTCCACTAAATAATGTGTATCTCCTGAGAGCTGGGCAAGTATTTCTTCTCGTTTTTTACGTTTCCCAGGTAATATTTTGTTTCGTAACTTAATCAGCTCATCTCTTAATTCTTCTTGTGGAACAGGTTTTAAGATGTAATTGGATACCCCTAATTGTAGAGCTTGTCTAACATAATCAAATTCACTATAACCCGTCAACATGACGCAATGGGTTAAACTCTTACTAACCCTTAACTCTCTGATCAGTGTCAATCCATCCATTATAGGCATGTTAATATCAATGAGGGCAACATCAGGTTCTTTATCTAATATTAAATCTAATCCTTCTTTTCCATTATCGGCTTCGCCACAGAGTTGATAACCAAGTTCTTCCCATGGAGTAGTAACCCGTAATGCTTTTCTTGTATAGTATTCATCATCAATCAAAACAACTTTTAGCATTTGTCATCCTCCCCCACTGGCTCATAAGGTAAACGAATTGTAATCTTGGTAAAATAACCTTGTTTACTGGAAATTTGTATGCCATAAGCATCGCCATGAATCATCTGTATTCTTTGATGAATACTTCTAAGTCCAAAACTTCCCTCTACTTCTTTGCTGGCAATACTCTTATTTAGTAGCTCAATTGTTTCTGGTGAAATACCTATTCCTGTATCAATGACATGGATAAGAATGACTTTCCCTTCAACACAAGCTCTAATATGAATTGTACTTCTGCTTCCCTTAGGCTTTAACCCATGGTATATAGCATTTTCAACAATAGGTTGTAGTGTTAATTTTGGTATTTCCTGCTTTTCAATTCTGGCAGGTATATGGATTTTGAAATCAAGAATTTTGACATAGCGATAACGCTGTATCGTTAAGTAACTCTCCACAATCTTTTTTTCCTCTATAATAGGTATTAAATCCTGTCCTTGACTTAATGAAAGTCTGTAGAAACTAGCTAGACTCTGGGCAGCTCCTAGTGCCTCTTCTTTCATATCTAATTGAACCAAAGAATGAATCGTTCCTAGTGTATTGTACAGAAAATGAGGTTTAATCTGCGCTTGCATTAACAGAAACTCATAATTTCTAATGGCTTCTTGTTTATTCACTATATCATTAAATAACTTATCATTACGATCCATCAAATTATTAAAGGTGGTATTAAGAAGATACATTTCACCTTTCACTAGCTCATCGGCACGCTGATCTCTCTGTCCATTTTTTATATACTTCATAACTTTAACCAATTTTGTAATAGGCTTTGAAATATTATGTGACATATATCTAGATATAATAAAAGCAATTAAAGTATAAATTACACTGAAATACAATAAGAAAGCTCTAAACCTCTGATAGGAAGTTAATAAGGTGTCCATAGATACTTGACTGAGGAGATACCAATCTGAATTGGGTATTTTCTCAATGGCTAGATAATAGGATTGATTCTTTGTCTGAATAACAGCTTCTTCATTGGCTTGGAACTTATGAAAAGTTAGTTTTTCGATACCAATAACGTCAACTATGCTTTTGCCAATGATTTGATTATCGGTTGCAGATATAATTTCTTCATTTGACCCAATAATGTAGAACTTGCTGTTTTCATCATCAAAATTACTAGAGAATATATTCGAAAAGGTGTCTTCATCTATATACATAAAGACGGCTCCTAAATATTTTGCATTATACAGATGATAAACAGGTTTTTTTACTATGAAAAGGGATTTTGATGTACCTGCCATATCCATCATATGGTGGGGTGCATACCACTGAAGCTGTTGACTATTTTGTGAAGTTACTAAAGTAAAGGTATCCTTATTAAGCATACTCTCCACTTGTGAGTTTAAGAAAGGACTAATGTGTATAATGGAACCACTTTCTGTTTTAAAATCACAACTGATAATGTTTTCTGAAATACCAATGATTTCATTAATAGCTCTACCAAGGGTACGTTGTGTCGTATATAAAGAACGTTGCTCCTCTGGTAACTCTAGTGTAGATAGCAAAGCATCCTGAACACGTTTATCAATGGAAATATTAATAATAGAATCATTAATACTCCTCGTTAATAACTCCATACTGTTTGTAATAAGATTTGTTTCTTTCATAATAGATGCTTTTGCCTGTTCTATGGTAATCCTTTTAAATGCATAACCTCCAGCTAAACTAAAAATCACCATGGAACATAGCATAATAATGATATTGAAGAAAAAGATTTTAGTGGCTAGAGGTAGTTCTTTTATTTTATAGATCATTTTCATCAGCATCCCACCATTTTCATCATCTCATGTACTAATTATAGTATAATCGATTATGAAGGCTATAGAAACAATTATTTGATAGCTGAACCTGCAGTCAGCGCTTCTTCAATACTCTGACTTCCCAAGAGATAGATGATGATTGCAGGTATACTCGTTATGACTAATGCGGCACAAAGCATTCCCCACTCTGTTCCCCTTGATGTACTGAAATACCCTATGGCTACAGCAATAGGCCGCATTTTAACATCATCAATTGTTATGAATGCCATAAAGTATTCATTCCAAGTATAGAGCATAAAGACTATGATCACCACTGTACTTACTGCTGACTTAACCATAGGTAATATGATGCGTATAAAAGCACCAACTATACCGCAACCATCCATATACGCTGCTTCCTCAAGCTCTCTAGGTAAGCTGCGCATAAAGGCATAAAGAATTAAAATGCTCATTGGTAAAGCACTAGCTGTATAAACCAATATCGTACCTATGTAGGTGTTTTTTATACCCAAGTCACCTAATAAAACATACAGTGATAAGATAATAATGGACATGGGAACGACTAAACCTAACTGTATATAACGATAAATAATTTCACGTCCTCTGAAATCCATTCTTGATGTAGCATAAGCAAACAAAGAAGCCGTAACAACTGTCAATAAAATAGTTCCTATGGTATAGATACCACTATTCGTAAAATAACGAAAAAAATCAAAAGCGCCTATGGCATTACTATAATTAGCCAAACTCCAAACTTGTGGTAGTCCAATAGGATTTGCTATAACCTCTCTTGCTGTTTTGAAAGAGTTAATGATCATCCACAAAATAGGGTACAGGGCTGACAGAGCAAATAATACTAATAGTATATTAATCAATCCATCTAAAAGACTGGTTTTCTTATTCATCGACTCACTCCTAACACATTTCTATTTTTTCTCTTGCCACTAACTTGTTCACCAGTAATACCATAATAAAGGTTTCAATAGCAAATAGGACGGCTATGGAGCCTGCTTGCCCAAAATCCATTAATCTAAACGCCTTATAATACATCTGATAAATTAGCGATCTTGTTAGATCTCCTGGACCTCCATTAGTTAAGAGTTGGATCTGTGTAAAAATCTGCATGGTACCGGTTATGGAAATGATGAGAACAAACTTGATGACTTCCTGTGTTAAAGGTATAGATATTTTAATAGAGCGTTGAATAAAGTTTGCTCCTGCAACCTTAGCAGCTTCGTAATATGAATCAGGAATAGAGCGTAATGCAGCATAGAAATAAAGCATGTTAAAACCTATATATTGCCATAAGACAACAGCACCGATAATCCAAATAGCATAAGTCTCATGCTGTAGCCAAGGAATAATTAATTCTTCTAAATCAACTTTCATGAGTAAGGCATCTAAAATCCCCCAATCTGGTTGAAAGACCATTTTCCACATTAATGCTATAACCGCTATGTTGAGTACCGCCGGCATGAATACCGCTATTTTGAAATACTTTCGAAAACGAGGACCTCTTTCATTAATTAATAACGCAAGGATATATGAAAAAGGACCACAGATGAATAATTGTACTGCTAACATTTTCAATGTATTCAAGTTAGCATGCCAGAAAACAGGGTCTTTTAGAGTACTCATATAATTACCAAATAATAGAAATTCACCAAACTCAAAACCATTAAAAACAAAACCACTTTGGATAACCGTTGTTATCAAAGGATAAATAATAAATGATGTAAATATAATAAGTGCAGGTAGAATAAATAATATGATTACTAATCGCTCGTGCTTTCTTCTCATGTTTACTGAAGCCCCCTCTAAATAAGAGAGCCGGTAGTTTAACCGGCTCTATGCATTATAATGATTATTAGTATATAGCCTCCATGGACTTACCAAATTCTTCAGCAGTAATCTGACCAAAAATTAACTTTTCTAAATTTGTAACATATT from Vallitalea okinawensis includes:
- a CDS encoding carbohydrate ABC transporter permease produces the protein MNKKTSLLDGLINILLVLFALSALYPILWMIINSFKTAREVIANPIGLPQVWSLANYSNAIGAFDFFRYFTNSGIYTIGTILLTVVTASLFAYATSRMDFRGREIIYRYIQLGLVVPMSIIILSLYVLLGDLGIKNTYIGTILVYTASALPMSILILYAFMRSLPRELEEAAYMDGCGIVGAFIRIILPMVKSAVSTVVIIVFMLYTWNEYFMAFITIDDVKMRPIAVAIGYFSTSRGTEWGMLCAALVITSIPAIIIYLLGSQSIEEALTAGSAIK
- a CDS encoding carbohydrate ABC transporter permease produces the protein MRRKHERLVIILFILPALIIFTSFIIYPLITTVIQSGFVFNGFEFGEFLLFGNYMSTLKDPVFWHANLNTLKMLAVQLFICGPFSYILALLINERGPRFRKYFKIAVFMPAVLNIAVIALMWKMVFQPDWGILDALLMKVDLEELIIPWLQHETYAIWIIGAVVLWQYIGFNMLYFYAALRSIPDSYYEAAKVAGANFIQRSIKISIPLTQEVIKFVLIISITGTMQIFTQIQLLTNGGPGDLTRSLIYQMYYKAFRLMDFGQAGSIAVLFAIETFIMVLLVNKLVAREKIEMC